One Dokdonia sp. Dokd-P16 genomic window carries:
- a CDS encoding lysophospholipid acyltransferase family protein: MHFLRNIAVAVWKVWFYFLMLVVILILSPLLIISILKETWYGMFFRLAQIWARTIMLLMGLFPKVSREEKFERGKGYMLVSNHTSMMDILLMLHLAKSPFVFVGKAELAKLPLFGFFYKRTCILVDRGNARSRKQVFDQAQRRLSQGFSICIFPEGGVPNDLALVLDTFKDGAFRLAIDHHLPIVPITFYDNKKRFPYSFFKGIPGVMRAKVHHFIPTMEMTQDDKRALREQTREVILRELTK, from the coding sequence ATGCATTTTTTAAGAAACATAGCGGTTGCTGTTTGGAAAGTATGGTTTTACTTTTTAATGCTTGTGGTGATACTTATTTTATCTCCACTTCTCATTATAAGTATCCTCAAAGAAACGTGGTACGGAATGTTTTTCCGCCTAGCGCAAATATGGGCTCGTACGATTATGTTGCTCATGGGGTTATTTCCAAAGGTAAGTCGTGAAGAGAAGTTTGAGCGAGGCAAAGGGTATATGCTGGTGAGTAATCACACCTCTATGATGGATATTCTGTTAATGCTTCATCTTGCAAAAAGTCCTTTTGTATTTGTAGGTAAAGCAGAGCTGGCAAAGCTGCCATTGTTTGGGTTCTTTTATAAGCGCACTTGTATCTTAGTAGATAGAGGTAATGCGCGCAGTCGCAAGCAAGTATTTGATCAAGCGCAGCGACGCCTTAGTCAGGGTTTTAGTATCTGTATTTTTCCAGAAGGCGGCGTTCCTAACGATTTGGCACTAGTGCTAGATACTTTTAAAGATGGAGCTTTTAGACTCGCAATAGACCATCATCTTCCTATAGTGCCTATTACCTTTTATGATAATAAGAAGCGATTTCCTTACTCATTTTTCAAAGGAATTCCTGGGGTAATGAGAGCAAAGGTGCATCATTTTATTCCTACGATGGAGATGACGCAAGATGATAAGAGAGCTTTGAGAGAGCAAACACGCGAGGTTATCTTACGTGAATTAACTAAGTAG
- a CDS encoding alpha/beta fold hydrolase yields MRLLLIALCGFALFSCKPYQSTILREGQTTYDSFRKEQKTFTSSDGTIAYIDRGNSKKVILLLHGVPTSGWLYRKMIDPLVAQGYRVIVPDMLGYGSSDNPKGYEIYSEENHAKRLLALMESLNIDSWTHVMHDAGGLWTWELLKKNPSKVARLVLLNTIIYEEGFEPPVRFKKGFIARTAMWSYRNGITTNMMLKNLFKSGMMENNLNKEDITGYKTPLRNGKTRGMYYFFTQTCNDLPDYSDMIKELDIPTAVIWGGDDSFLLIEPQKERLKKELKINDENFHIIEAKHFIQEEKPEDVVKLILDFLK; encoded by the coding sequence ATGCGTTTACTTCTTATTGCCCTATGTGGTTTTGCTTTATTTTCTTGTAAACCTTATCAATCTACGATTTTAAGAGAAGGACAGACTACCTATGATAGTTTTAGAAAGGAGCAGAAAACATTTACCTCTAGTGATGGCACTATTGCCTATATAGATCGCGGCAATAGCAAGAAAGTCATTCTATTATTACATGGCGTTCCTACTTCTGGATGGTTGTATAGAAAAATGATTGACCCACTTGTGGCTCAAGGTTACCGAGTGATTGTGCCAGACATGCTAGGCTATGGCAGTAGCGATAATCCTAAGGGTTATGAGATATACTCTGAGGAGAATCATGCAAAGCGTCTTCTAGCACTTATGGAATCATTAAATATAGACAGCTGGACGCATGTTATGCATGACGCAGGTGGTTTGTGGACATGGGAACTTTTAAAGAAAAATCCGTCAAAGGTAGCGCGACTAGTGCTTCTCAACACCATCATTTACGAAGAAGGCTTTGAGCCTCCTGTTCGTTTTAAAAAGGGCTTTATAGCACGCACCGCAATGTGGAGTTATCGCAACGGCATTACTACAAACATGATGCTTAAGAACCTTTTTAAGTCAGGAATGATGGAGAACAACCTCAACAAAGAGGATATTACTGGCTATAAAACCCCACTAAGAAACGGAAAAACAAGAGGCATGTATTACTTTTTTACACAAACTTGTAATGACTTGCCAGATTATAGCGATATGATAAAAGAACTTGATATTCCTACGGCAGTAATATGGGGAGGTGATGATTCCTTTTTGCTCATAGAACCTCAAAAAGAAAGGCTTAAAAAGGAATTAAAAATTAACGATGAGAACTTCCATATTATAGAAGCAAAGCACTTTATTCAAGAGGAAAAGCCCGAAGATGTGGTCAAGCTTATTTTGGACTTTTTAAAATAA
- a CDS encoding RNA polymerase sigma factor has product MRTLKPNNRLSQDQLIKNCKKKLPKAQAELYNRYSSVLFSVCLKYAPNYAEAEDILQDAFMTIFDKVSQYKNKGSFEGWLKRVVINTALQRYRKPGVFNLVNEENIKEVEVEIEEESIPLDFLLKIIQELPDRYRMVFNLYVMDGHSHKEISTLLTISQGTSKSNLARARGILKEKIEMSQFNPRSKSHIQ; this is encoded by the coding sequence ATGAGAACATTAAAACCAAACAACCGGTTGAGTCAAGACCAACTTATAAAGAACTGTAAGAAGAAGCTCCCTAAAGCTCAAGCAGAATTATACAATCGCTACTCGAGCGTCTTGTTTTCTGTATGCTTAAAGTATGCTCCTAATTATGCAGAAGCAGAAGATATTCTGCAAGATGCCTTTATGACCATTTTTGACAAAGTAAGTCAGTACAAAAACAAAGGTTCGTTTGAAGGGTGGCTTAAAAGAGTTGTTATAAATACTGCGCTACAGCGCTACCGTAAGCCTGGAGTCTTTAATCTAGTTAACGAAGAAAATATAAAGGAGGTAGAAGTTGAAATAGAAGAAGAAAGTATTCCTCTCGATTTCCTACTTAAGATTATACAAGAGCTTCCAGATAGATACAGAATGGTTTTTAACCTTTATGTAATGGATGGGCACTCACACAAAGAAATATCAACATTGCTTACCATTTCTCAGGGTACTTCAAAATCAAACCTTGCACGCGCCCGAGGAATATTGAAAGAAAAAATAGAGATGAGCCAGTTTAACCCCAGAAGCAAATCTCACATACAATAA
- the recA gene encoding recombinase RecA, which translates to MSSEKDAKLKALKLTLDKLDKTYGKGAVMKMGDQAIVDVESIPTGSLGLDVALGVGGYPRGRVIEIYGPESSGKTTLTLHAIAQAQKAGGIAAFIDAEHAFDRFYAEKLGVDIDNLIISQPDNGEQALEIADNLIRSGAIDIVVVDSVAALTPKSEIEGEMGDSKMGLHARLMSQALRKLTGSISKTNCTVIFINQLREKIGVMFGNPETTTGGNALKFYASVRLDIRRSTQIKDSNANVMGNKTRVKVVKNKVAPPFRMAEFDIMYGEGISKVGEIIDIGVNYEIVKKAGSWFSYQDTKLGQGRDAVKALLLDNPDLMDELETKIHEAIKLSNE; encoded by the coding sequence ATGAGTAGTGAAAAAGATGCAAAATTAAAAGCCCTTAAACTCACCCTAGACAAGCTAGACAAGACTTACGGTAAAGGAGCCGTGATGAAAATGGGAGATCAAGCTATCGTGGATGTAGAGTCTATACCAACGGGTTCTCTAGGGCTAGATGTTGCTCTAGGTGTAGGAGGATATCCTAGAGGTCGTGTGATTGAAATCTATGGACCAGAATCTTCTGGTAAAACCACCTTAACGCTACATGCCATCGCTCAAGCTCAGAAAGCTGGAGGAATTGCGGCATTTATTGACGCAGAGCACGCTTTTGATCGTTTCTATGCAGAAAAGCTAGGTGTGGATATTGATAACTTGATCATATCACAACCAGATAACGGAGAACAAGCACTTGAAATCGCAGACAACCTTATACGCTCTGGAGCTATTGATATCGTTGTAGTCGATTCTGTTGCTGCACTTACTCCTAAAAGTGAGATAGAAGGTGAGATGGGAGATTCAAAAATGGGACTTCACGCTCGTTTAATGTCTCAAGCACTTCGTAAACTTACTGGATCCATTAGCAAGACTAATTGTACTGTGATTTTCATTAACCAACTTCGTGAGAAAATTGGTGTAATGTTTGGAAACCCAGAAACTACAACTGGTGGTAATGCACTTAAGTTTTATGCATCTGTACGTCTTGACATACGTCGTTCTACACAGATTAAAGATAGTAATGCAAATGTAATGGGTAATAAGACCCGTGTTAAAGTTGTAAAAAACAAAGTTGCACCACCTTTCCGTATGGCAGAATTTGATATCATGTACGGTGAAGGAATCTCAAAAGTAGGAGAGATTATTGACATAGGTGTAAACTATGAGATTGTAAAGAAAGCTGGATCATGGTTTAGCTATCAAGATACTAAGTTAGGTCAAGGTCGTGATGCTGTAAAAGCATTGTTACTAGATAATCCAGACCTCATGGATGAGCTAGAAACAAAAATTCACGAAGCAATCAAATTATCTAACGAGTAA
- a CDS encoding UDP-2,3-diacylglucosamine diphosphatase, which produces MTLPKGKKIYFSSDNHLGAPTMKESRPRERKFLRWLEMARKDAQAIFLMGDLFDFWFEYKTVVPKGFVRTLGKLAEMRDEGIEIYFFVGNHDLWMNGYFQDELGIPVYHDPEVFTINDKKFFLGHGDGLGPGDMGYKRMKKVFRGKFFQWLFRWGHPDIGMKIAQYMSVKNKLISGDDDHVFLGEDQEWLATYAKRKLEKEHFDFFIFGHRHLPMTIQVGERSTYYNLGDWIHHYTYGVYDENGFELKEFEKE; this is translated from the coding sequence ATAACACTCCCAAAAGGAAAGAAAATCTATTTCTCAAGTGACAATCACCTGGGCGCTCCTACTATGAAAGAAAGTCGCCCTCGTGAACGTAAATTCTTGCGATGGCTAGAGATGGCACGCAAGGACGCACAGGCTATTTTCTTAATGGGAGACCTCTTTGATTTTTGGTTTGAGTATAAGACTGTTGTGCCTAAAGGCTTTGTGCGCACACTAGGTAAACTAGCAGAGATGCGTGACGAAGGTATTGAGATTTACTTTTTCGTGGGTAACCACGATCTCTGGATGAACGGCTATTTTCAAGATGAGCTAGGTATCCCTGTTTATCATGATCCAGAAGTTTTTACAATAAATGATAAAAAGTTCTTTTTAGGTCATGGTGATGGATTAGGTCCTGGAGACATGGGTTACAAGCGCATGAAAAAGGTGTTTAGAGGGAAGTTTTTTCAGTGGCTTTTTCGATGGGGACATCCAGATATTGGGATGAAAATTGCTCAATACATGTCTGTAAAAAACAAACTCATCTCTGGTGATGATGACCACGTTTTTCTAGGCGAAGATCAGGAATGGCTGGCTACGTATGCTAAGCGCAAACTAGAGAAGGAGCATTTTGATTTTTTTATTTTTGGACACCGTCACTTACCTATGACTATCCAAGTGGGCGAGCGCTCCACATATTATAATCTAGGTGACTGGATACATCATTACACTTATGGAGTATATGATGAAAATGGATTTGAACTCAAGGAATTTGAGAAGGAATAG
- the trpS gene encoding tryptophan--tRNA ligase → MSRILTGVQSTGTPHLGNLLGAIIPAIEMANNPANEAFLFIADMHSLTQIKDGAQLRHNTYSTAATWLAFGLDINNTVFYRQSDVPQTTELTWYLSCFFPYQRLTLAHSFKDKADRLEDVNAGLFSYPMLMAADILLYDAEIVPVGKDQAQHIEMTRDVASRFHAATGKEVFVLPEASHNEETMYIPGTDGAKMSKSKGNIIDIFLPDKKLRKQIMGIKTDSTPMEEPMETEGCNVFNLYKLLASPEQIDRLRQNYKRTDFGYGHAKQAVYEVIIERYATQREKYHYYMDNLNEIDAALKVGAEKATKVANGVLERVREVVGY, encoded by the coding sequence ATGTCAAGAATACTTACTGGTGTACAAAGTACAGGTACACCCCACTTAGGAAATTTATTAGGAGCAATTATCCCTGCCATCGAGATGGCAAATAATCCTGCAAACGAGGCATTTCTCTTTATTGCAGATATGCACTCGCTTACTCAGATAAAAGACGGCGCACAGCTCCGTCATAATACCTATAGTACGGCAGCTACCTGGCTTGCTTTTGGTCTTGACATTAACAATACTGTATTTTATAGACAGAGCGATGTACCTCAAACTACAGAGCTTACTTGGTATTTGAGCTGTTTCTTTCCATACCAGCGACTCACACTCGCTCACAGTTTTAAGGACAAAGCAGATCGCTTAGAAGATGTAAACGCCGGATTATTCTCATATCCTATGCTTATGGCGGCAGATATATTGCTGTATGATGCAGAGATTGTTCCCGTGGGGAAAGATCAAGCGCAGCATATAGAAATGACTCGTGATGTTGCTAGCCGTTTTCATGCAGCTACCGGCAAGGAAGTTTTTGTATTACCAGAAGCTAGTCATAATGAAGAAACTATGTATATTCCAGGCACAGACGGCGCAAAGATGTCTAAGTCTAAAGGAAATATTATTGATATCTTCTTACCAGACAAGAAGCTACGCAAGCAAATTATGGGGATTAAAACAGACAGCACTCCTATGGAAGAACCTATGGAAACAGAGGGCTGTAATGTGTTTAACCTTTATAAATTACTAGCATCACCAGAACAAATAGACCGCTTACGCCAAAATTATAAACGCACAGATTTTGGCTATGGTCACGCAAAGCAGGCTGTCTATGAAGTGATTATAGAGAGATATGCAACACAGCGTGAGAAATACCATTATTATATGGACAACCTCAACGAGATAGATGCCGCATTAAAAGTAGGAGCAGAAAAAGCAACCAAGGTAGCAAATGGAGTGCTTGAAAGAGTAAGAGAGGTTGTGGGGTATTAA
- the recJ gene encoding single-stranded-DNA-specific exonuclease RecJ — protein sequence MRWTLKPKPEAQKVTNLAKELGVEEPISRLLIQRDIDTFEKAKQFFRPSLDDLHDPFLMKDMDVAVARIEQAIAQGENILVFGDYDVDGTTSVALMSSYLDTIHPQVATYIPDRYAEGYGVSYMGIDFAADNDMTLIIALDCGVKAIEKVAYAKEKGIDFIICDHHRPGDQLPDAVAILDPKREDCSYPYDELCGCGVGFKLISAIALSRKQNFEELLPYLDLVATAIGADIVPITGENRILAYHGLNVINQAPRAGFEAIIKQVKKQTLTITDVVFIIGPRINAAGRMVHGNHAVTLLRETNLDAAIKFASEIEQYNSDRKEADKSITQQALDQIIESKEEGNKTTVVFQEDWHKGVIGIVASRLIETYYRPTLVFTRSGDKYAASARSVKGFDVYNALHECAEHIEQFGGHKYAAGLTLLPEQYEAFKEKFEQVVAASCDERLLVPEIAIDSEIDLADITPKFHRILKQFAPFGPQNMSPTFMTQNLIDTGYGKKVGADQTHLKATVIQNNRGQRIGCIGFNLGDKYELIEDKKIFKAAYSLDENEWNGNVSLQLRLKDIKT from the coding sequence ATGCGTTGGACTTTAAAACCAAAACCAGAAGCACAAAAAGTTACTAATCTTGCCAAAGAACTTGGAGTAGAGGAGCCTATTTCTCGTTTACTCATACAACGTGACATAGATACCTTTGAAAAGGCAAAACAATTTTTCCGTCCGTCTCTAGATGACTTGCATGATCCATTCTTAATGAAAGATATGGATGTCGCGGTAGCACGTATTGAACAAGCAATAGCTCAAGGCGAAAATATTCTTGTCTTTGGTGATTATGACGTAGATGGTACCACTAGTGTTGCTTTAATGAGCTCCTATCTCGATACGATCCATCCACAGGTGGCAACCTACATTCCAGACCGTTATGCAGAGGGTTATGGCGTTTCTTATATGGGAATAGACTTTGCTGCAGATAATGATATGACACTCATTATCGCACTAGATTGTGGTGTAAAAGCTATTGAAAAGGTGGCTTATGCAAAAGAAAAAGGAATCGATTTCATTATTTGTGATCACCACAGACCAGGTGATCAGTTGCCAGATGCGGTCGCTATTTTAGATCCAAAAAGAGAAGATTGCTCATACCCTTATGATGAGTTATGCGGTTGTGGTGTAGGTTTTAAATTAATAAGTGCAATAGCGCTTTCGCGAAAGCAAAACTTTGAAGAGCTTCTTCCTTACTTAGATCTTGTTGCTACTGCCATAGGTGCAGATATCGTACCTATTACAGGAGAAAATAGAATCCTTGCTTACCATGGATTAAATGTGATAAACCAAGCGCCTCGAGCAGGTTTTGAAGCCATTATAAAGCAAGTTAAAAAGCAAACGCTTACCATCACAGATGTAGTTTTTATCATAGGACCGCGTATAAACGCCGCGGGAAGAATGGTACACGGTAACCATGCCGTAACCTTATTAAGGGAGACAAACCTTGATGCGGCCATCAAATTTGCATCAGAAATAGAGCAATATAACTCCGACCGAAAGGAAGCAGATAAGAGTATCACTCAGCAAGCCCTAGATCAAATTATAGAGAGCAAAGAAGAGGGAAATAAAACTACCGTTGTTTTTCAAGAAGACTGGCATAAAGGAGTGATAGGGATTGTGGCTTCAAGATTAATAGAAACATATTACCGTCCTACCTTAGTGTTTACGAGAAGCGGTGATAAATATGCAGCCTCTGCAAGATCTGTAAAAGGTTTTGACGTGTATAACGCCTTGCATGAATGTGCTGAGCATATAGAGCAATTTGGTGGACATAAATATGCTGCCGGTCTCACATTATTACCAGAGCAATATGAAGCATTTAAGGAAAAGTTTGAACAGGTAGTTGCTGCTAGTTGTGATGAGCGCTTGCTAGTTCCAGAAATTGCCATTGACTCAGAGATAGACCTTGCAGATATTACGCCTAAATTTCACCGTATTTTAAAACAGTTTGCTCCATTTGGGCCTCAGAATATGTCACCTACATTTATGACTCAAAACCTAATAGACACAGGTTATGGTAAAAAAGTAGGAGCAGATCAAACACACTTAAAGGCCACTGTAATACAAAACAATCGAGGGCAACGTATAGGATGTATTGGTTTTAATCTAGGAGATAAATACGAGCTCATTGAAGATAAAAAAATCTTTAAGGCCGCTTATTCCCTTGATGAAAATGAATGGAATGGAAATGTGAGTTTGCAGTTACGATTAAAAGATATTAAAACTTGA
- a CDS encoding SPOR domain-containing protein, with translation MKKLLSFLCILPIIAIAQDSKTFTRDKEFYIRGNTAVVGNNILSKDSEKPFNDLEKINDEFKMRYVDIDNDQSTWSSSSAHLALREGVKVVYAGLYWSGTYHGERSGKRLKDGQVYHKKLDDRAHDIRAVKLKLPGGTYENIQGSLIYDGENATHNSISSRAPYACIADVTALVQGDVNGQVTVANVSATQGEIIGGSSAGWLLYVVYEDETQPLQYVTTFHGFEFVNKKAVEVDFGNFQSSEIGELETAITIGALEGDGTLGRDEIGIFDPKTKIFVTLDNSVRASSNFFNSTITINDKRATNRIPNSLNTLGFDLAKIKIPTAQNAIIANSTGGVKMRFKTRSDRFFLFFTAFQTTISERYYKEKNNNATSVASAEQVVTAQPLKKVITNQQVAIAVPPAPDEPKPAYVAPKVVNKELASLLEKPSLKVENIGAGYYVVTNVFSNATNAENWMAILATKGLEPQMFFRPDNNYFYVFVDAGMNAAALYKKLEEVRTMPDLKESWMLKINLD, from the coding sequence ATGAAAAAACTATTGAGTTTCCTGTGCATACTTCCTATAATAGCAATTGCTCAGGATTCAAAAACTTTTACTAGAGATAAAGAATTTTACATACGCGGCAACACTGCCGTGGTGGGTAATAATATATTAAGCAAAGACTCAGAAAAACCATTTAATGATCTCGAGAAAATAAACGATGAGTTCAAAATGCGCTATGTGGATATTGATAATGATCAAAGCACATGGAGTTCAAGTAGCGCTCACTTAGCGTTGAGAGAAGGAGTAAAGGTTGTGTATGCTGGATTGTATTGGTCGGGAACTTATCATGGTGAGCGCAGTGGAAAACGTCTTAAAGATGGTCAGGTTTACCACAAAAAACTAGACGATCGTGCTCATGATATAAGAGCCGTAAAATTAAAATTACCTGGTGGCACGTATGAGAATATACAAGGCTCGCTCATTTATGATGGCGAGAATGCGACACATAACTCTATAAGCTCTCGAGCGCCTTATGCATGTATAGCAGACGTTACAGCTTTAGTACAAGGTGATGTTAATGGCCAAGTTACGGTTGCAAATGTAAGTGCAACTCAAGGTGAAATCATAGGAGGAAGCTCTGCCGGATGGTTGTTATATGTGGTGTATGAAGATGAGACACAGCCACTGCAATATGTGACTACCTTTCACGGATTTGAATTTGTAAATAAAAAAGCCGTCGAAGTCGATTTTGGTAATTTTCAATCTTCAGAAATAGGGGAGTTGGAAACAGCTATTACCATTGGAGCTTTAGAAGGTGATGGGACTCTAGGTCGTGATGAGATTGGTATTTTTGATCCAAAAACTAAAATTTTTGTGACGCTAGACAATAGCGTGAGAGCGTCAAGTAATTTCTTTAATAGCACCATAACTATTAATGACAAGAGAGCCACAAACAGAATTCCTAATAGTTTAAATACACTAGGCTTTGACCTTGCGAAAATTAAAATTCCGACCGCTCAAAATGCGATCATTGCTAATAGTACAGGAGGGGTGAAAATGAGGTTTAAGACAAGATCAGATCGATTTTTCTTATTCTTTACCGCATTCCAAACAACGATAAGTGAGCGTTATTATAAAGAGAAAAATAACAATGCCACTAGCGTTGCTTCTGCTGAGCAAGTGGTAACTGCGCAACCACTTAAGAAGGTGATCACAAATCAGCAAGTTGCTATTGCGGTACCTCCAGCTCCAGACGAGCCTAAGCCAGCATATGTTGCGCCAAAAGTGGTAAACAAAGAACTTGCTTCGCTACTTGAAAAACCGTCGCTTAAGGTTGAAAATATAGGAGCCGGATATTACGTAGTGACTAACGTATTTTCAAACGCAACAAATGCCGAAAACTGGATGGCTATTCTTGCCACAAAAGGTCTCGAGCCACAAATGTTTTTCCGTCCAGATAATAATTACTTTTATGTGTTTGTAGACGCTGGGATGAATGCAGCCGCACTCTATAAAAAACTCGAAGAAGTAAGAACAATGCCCGACTTAAAAGAATCATGGATGCTCAAAATTAATCTTGATTAA
- a CDS encoding 6-pyruvoyl trahydropterin synthase family protein, translating into MSKIRITKQFTFETGHALYGYDGKCKNVHGHSYKLSVTVIGEPITDMDNAKLGMVIDFGDLKKIVNREIVNVFDHATVFNKNTPHVELAKELSDRGHDVLLVDYQPTSEMMVIDFAAKIQSFLPDSIKLHSLRLSETATSYAEWHAADQD; encoded by the coding sequence ATGTCAAAAATTAGAATTACAAAACAGTTTACCTTTGAGACAGGTCACGCGCTTTATGGCTATGATGGCAAGTGCAAGAATGTACACGGGCACAGTTACAAACTTAGCGTTACCGTAATAGGAGAACCTATTACAGATATGGACAACGCAAAGCTGGGAATGGTTATCGATTTTGGTGACTTAAAGAAAATTGTAAATAGAGAGATTGTAAACGTTTTTGATCACGCTACCGTTTTTAATAAAAATACACCGCACGTAGAGCTTGCAAAAGAGCTTTCTGACCGTGGTCATGATGTACTTTTAGTAGACTATCAACCTACAAGTGAAATGATGGTGATAGACTTTGCTGCAAAAATTCAATCATTTTTACCAGATAGTATAAAATTACACTCATTACGCCTGTCTGAAACGGCAACCAGCTATGCCGAATGGCACGCTGCAGATCAAGATTAA
- a CDS encoding outer membrane beta-barrel protein, producing the protein MKEKKNIDRLFQEKFKDFESHPSDHVWNNILAAQKEKEDKKVIPLWWKLGGIAAALLLLFGLGSLFINSSSQNNIQIVDTPIINDENVVLEENTATTSITPQVSKNNEEGNKFVTADESQITSSIKNNTTSRNPKSANPASRRDDNNSRNGSQNSPNKAKLATSEKNAGAIAYQANSPQLNTGNTNSQLHLNKAKVKNNVSPQEDNNTVAQVTTLEEENNPNKNLIDEAQKIETLQEDKLAQVDNNTKMKRWDVGAVAAPVYYGDFGGSGLDKQFADNDKSGDVNLSYGVQVSYAISPKFKIRTGVSNVDLSYNTNEISFSTNGLGRSVRGISFTDNAKVLAILDNPATQHSFTADNAISRIGVSSNGSLQQQLSYVEVPLEAIYVISDKRVGLSLIGGVSTLFLNENDVVLKSSQLTTSLGTANGVNEVSFTTNLGVGLDYKFTKKIIFNIEPSLKYQLNSFDNKVVDFQPYYIGVYTGVSYKF; encoded by the coding sequence ATGAAGGAGAAGAAGAACATAGATAGATTATTCCAAGAGAAATTCAAAGATTTTGAATCGCATCCTAGCGACCATGTGTGGAATAATATTCTTGCAGCACAAAAAGAAAAAGAAGATAAAAAGGTCATCCCATTATGGTGGAAGTTGGGCGGTATAGCTGCAGCACTTCTTTTACTTTTTGGTTTAGGTAGTTTATTTATCAACTCTTCTAGTCAAAATAATATACAGATTGTAGATACTCCAATCATAAATGATGAAAACGTAGTCTTAGAAGAGAACACAGCTACAACATCAATTACTCCTCAAGTATCAAAAAATAATGAAGAAGGCAATAAGTTCGTAACTGCTGATGAATCTCAAATTACTTCAAGTATAAAAAACAACACGACCTCAAGAAATCCAAAAAGCGCTAACCCAGCATCTAGAAGAGACGACAATAACTCTAGAAATGGATCTCAAAACAGTCCAAATAAAGCAAAACTCGCAACATCTGAGAAAAACGCTGGGGCAATTGCTTATCAAGCAAATTCACCTCAACTAAACACCGGAAACACAAACAGCCAGCTTCATCTAAATAAAGCTAAAGTTAAAAATAATGTATCTCCACAAGAAGATAATAATACAGTTGCTCAAGTAACCACATTAGAAGAGGAAAACAACCCTAATAAAAACCTCATAGACGAAGCTCAGAAAATAGAAACCCTACAAGAAGACAAACTTGCTCAAGTAGATAACAATACAAAAATGAAGCGCTGGGACGTTGGAGCCGTAGCCGCACCTGTTTATTATGGAGATTTTGGTGGCTCAGGATTAGATAAACAGTTTGCAGATAATGATAAATCTGGTGATGTGAATTTAAGTTATGGAGTTCAAGTGAGCTATGCTATAAGTCCAAAATTTAAGATACGTACTGGGGTGAGCAACGTAGACTTAAGTTACAATACTAATGAAATATCATTTTCGACAAATGGATTAGGTCGCAGTGTGCGAGGCATCTCTTTTACTGATAACGCAAAAGTGTTAGCAATTCTAGACAATCCCGCTACTCAACATAGTTTTACTGCAGATAACGCGATATCGAGAATAGGTGTATCTTCAAATGGCTCGCTACAACAGCAACTTAGCTACGTAGAAGTACCGCTTGAAGCTATTTATGTGATCTCAGATAAACGTGTAGGACTATCTCTTATAGGAGGAGTAAGTACTCTATTTCTAAATGAGAATGATGTTGTTTTAAAGTCATCACAGCTCACTACAAGTCTGGGTACTGCAAATGGTGTAAATGAAGTAAGTTTTACAACAAACCTAGGTGTAGGTTTAGACTATAAATTCACAAAAAAAATCATATTTAATATAGAACCTTCACTTAAATATCAACTCAATAGTTTTGATAATAAGGTGGTAGATTTTCAGCCATATTACATAGGTGTATATACTGGCGTAAGCTATAAGTTCTAG